One Triticum dicoccoides isolate Atlit2015 ecotype Zavitan chromosome 4B, WEW_v2.0, whole genome shotgun sequence genomic window carries:
- the LOC119292331 gene encoding serine/arginine-rich splicing factor RS31-like codes for MRPVFCGNFDYETRQSDLERLFSKYGPIRRIDMKSGYAFVYFQDERDAEDAIRRLSNAEFGQTSRRLSVEWSRQEEPVPKNRDRPTGADAKPTRTLFVINFDPIRTKVVDIERHFEPYGKIANIRIRKNFAFVQYEAQEDASVAVNKTDKSTILDRVVTVEYAFRDDDNERDDRHGSPRRGGDRYGSPRRGGDRYGSPRRGGDRYGSPKRADQGRRPYVRSPSPRYRRDYSPDYDRRPRNSGYDRRDGAPYGRSRSPVYDRYERGRSPGYGRY; via the exons ATGAGGCCGGTGTTCTGCGGCAACTTCGACTACGAGACGCGGCAGTCGGATCTGGAGCGCCTCTTCTCAAAGTACGGACCCATCCGCCGCATCGACATGAAATCCG GCTACGCCTTTGTCTACTTCCAAGACGAGCGCGACGCCGAGGATGCAATAAGGCGCCTCAGCAACGCCGAGTTCGGCCAGACCAGCCGCAGGCTCTCCGTCGAATGGTCAAGG CAAGAGGAGCCGGTCCCCAAGAACCGCGACAGGCCTACAGGGGCAGATGCAAAGCCCACCAGGACGCTCTTTGTTATCAACTTTGACCCCATCCGCACCAAAGTCGTCGACATCGAGAGGCATTTTGAGCCCTACGGCAAGATTGCAAACATTCGTATCCGCAAGAACTTTGCTTTCGTGCAGTACGAGGCGCAGGAGGACGCCAGCGTAGCCGTCAACAAGACCGACAAGAG CACGATATTGGACAGGGTAGTGACGGTTGAATACGCCTTCCGGGATGATGACAATGAAAGAGATGACAGACATGGCAGTCCCAGGCGAGGCGGTGACAGATACGGCAGCCCGAGACGAGGGGGTGACAGATATGGCAGTCCCAGACGAGGCGGTGACAGATATGGCAGTCCAAAAAGAGCTGACCAGGGCAGGCGTCCCTACGTGCGGTCCCCTAGCCCTAGGTACCGAAGGGATTACAGTCCAGATTACGATCGCCGTCCACGTAATTCTGGGTATGATCGCCGCGATGGAGCACCCTATGGTAGGAGCCGAAGCCCTGTGTATGATCGTTATGAAAGAGGCAGGAGCCCCGGCTATGGTCGTTATTAG